A region from the Bradyrhizobium erythrophlei genome encodes:
- a CDS encoding isobutyryl-CoA dehydrogenase has protein sequence MHFALNEDQIAVREMAREFAAEKIAPHAVRWDEEKHFPVDVMREAARLGIGGIYIRDDVGGSALSRFDAALIFEALAQGCPTVSAFISIHNMASWMIDAFGNDTQRQKWLPKLCTMELFASYCLTEPGSGSDAAALRTRAVRDGDHYVLNGQKQFISGAGGSDLYVVMVRTGGDGPGGISTLVVDGETSGVSFGANERKMGWNAQPTRAVIFENARVPVANRLGEEGIGFKIAMAGLDGGRINIAACSLGGAQSALDKSLAYMKERKAFGKRLDEFQALQFRLADMATELEAARTFVWRAAAALDRKDPDATMLCAMAKRFGTDVGFEVANQALQLHGGYGYLSEYGIEKIVRDLRVHQILEGTNEIMRLIVSRKLIEGAR, from the coding sequence ATGCACTTCGCTCTCAATGAGGACCAGATTGCGGTTCGCGAGATGGCGCGGGAGTTTGCCGCGGAAAAGATCGCGCCGCATGCGGTCCGCTGGGACGAGGAGAAGCATTTCCCGGTCGACGTGATGCGCGAGGCGGCCAGGCTCGGCATCGGCGGCATCTATATACGTGACGATGTCGGCGGCTCGGCCTTAAGCCGGTTCGATGCCGCGCTGATCTTCGAGGCGCTGGCGCAGGGTTGTCCGACGGTGTCGGCCTTCATCTCGATCCACAACATGGCCTCGTGGATGATCGACGCCTTCGGCAACGACACCCAGCGTCAGAAATGGCTGCCGAAACTCTGCACCATGGAACTGTTCGCAAGCTATTGCCTGACCGAGCCCGGCTCCGGATCGGACGCCGCGGCGTTGCGCACCCGCGCGGTGCGCGACGGCGACCATTATGTGCTCAACGGCCAGAAGCAATTCATTTCCGGCGCCGGCGGCAGCGATCTCTACGTGGTGATGGTGCGCACCGGCGGCGACGGGCCCGGCGGTATTTCCACGCTCGTCGTCGATGGCGAGACGTCGGGGGTCTCGTTCGGCGCCAATGAGCGCAAGATGGGTTGGAACGCGCAGCCGACCCGTGCGGTGATTTTCGAGAACGCGCGCGTGCCCGTCGCCAACCGGCTCGGCGAGGAGGGCATCGGCTTCAAGATCGCGATGGCAGGCCTCGACGGCGGCCGCATCAATATCGCGGCCTGTTCGCTCGGCGGTGCACAATCCGCGCTCGACAAGTCGCTGGCCTACATGAAGGAGCGCAAGGCGTTCGGAAAGCGTCTCGACGAATTCCAGGCGCTGCAGTTCCGCCTTGCCGACATGGCGACCGAGCTCGAAGCGGCGCGAACCTTCGTATGGCGCGCCGCCGCCGCGCTCGACCGTAAGGATCCGGATGCCACCATGCTGTGCGCGATGGCAAAGCGTTTCGGCACCGATGTCGGATTCGAGGTCGCCAACCAGGCGCTGCAGCTGCATGGCGGCTACGGCTACCTCAGCGAATACGGCATCGAAAAGATCGTGCGCGATCTGCGCGTGCACCAGATCCTCGAAGGCACCAACGAGATCATGCGCCTGATTGTCTCGCGGAAACTGATCGAGGGCGCGCGATGA